In a single window of the Acyrthosiphon pisum isolate AL4f chromosome X, pea_aphid_22Mar2018_4r6ur, whole genome shotgun sequence genome:
- the LOC100144909 gene encoding mitochondrial ATP synthase gamma-subunit: protein MMMISKPTTMVVCLKGAATGQQQNRNMATLKQISMRLKSVTNIQKITQSMKMVSAAKYARAERELRQARPYGEGVRAFFEKSGATEAVETGDDNKLIVAITSDRGLCGAVHTNVAKTIRNELSNESVESPQSKVFCVGDKSRALLQRLYAQNIAVVANEVGRKPPTFLDASKVANELVQLNFNSGKIVFNRFKTVVSYQTEEVPLLSAKTMLAAPKLQLYDSIDQGVMESYQEFTVAALLYYTMKESACSEQSSRMTAMDNASKNAAEMIGKLTLTFNRTRQAVITRELIEIISGAAALE, encoded by the exons ATGATGATGATCTCGAAACCGACAACAATGGTGGTCTGCCT GAAGGGCGCCGCCACCGGTCAACAGCAAAACCGGAACATGGCCACTCTGAAACAGATTTCGATGCGCTTAAAATCTGTGACGAACATCCAAAAAATTACGCAGTCCATGAAGATGGTGTCTGCCGCCAAGTACGCGAGAGCAGAACGTGAACTGCGTCAAGCCCGTCCGTATGGTGAAGGCGTCAgg GCATTTTTTGAAAAGTCTGGTGCCACCGAAGCAGTGGAAACTGGTGACGACAACAAGTTAATTGTCGCTATTACATCTGATCGTGGTCTTTGTGGTGCAGTCCACACAAATGTTGCGAAAACCATTCGTAACGAATTAAGCAACGAGTCTGTAGAATCTCCACAATCAAAAGTATTCTGCGTGGGTGACAAGTCTCGTGCACTTTTGCAGAG ACTTTATGCTCAAAATATTGCTGTAGTGGCTAATGAAGTTGGCCGCAAACCACCCACATTTTTGGATGCATCTAAAGTTGCGAATGAATTGGTACAATTGAATTTCAACAGtggaaaaattgttttcaatagattcaa aaCTGTGGTGTCTTATCAGACCGAAGAAGTTCCATTGCTGAGCGCTAAAACTATGTTAGCTGCACCAAAGTTACAGTTGTATGACAGTATTGATCAAGGTGTTATGGAATCTTACCAAGAATTTACAGTTGCTGCTTTATTATACTACACAATGAAAGAGTCTGCTTGCAGCGAACAATCATCGAGAATGACAGCTATGGACAATGCTAGCAAGAACGCAG CTGAGATGATTGGCAAGCTCACTTTGACATTCAATCGTACTAGACAGGCCGTGATCACCAGAGAGTTGATTGAAATCATTTCTGGAGCAGCAGCATtagaataa
- the LOC103310205 gene encoding tigger transposable element-derived protein 6-like yields the protein MSKRRDLSAKQKCDLLKSYDVLPKISLRDAAARLNVSHCTLNRILKNRSNIERAIMYNESDSRKRKSAGKEEVVDKALKKWFLQVRKKDASINGPLLRQKAEDLAKKMGKDGFVATEGWFQRWKKRENISSIKTHGEQGEADFSAAQSWFKTHWTDLLSQYSPSDIFNANETGLYFRALPEHTYALKLDKAKGAKTSKERLTIMCCVSMNGEKRKLMVIGKSQNPRCFKGVKTLPIDYKANKSAWMTAEIFKDWLINWDKELNRNILLLIDNCPAHIIDCINLRHIKVIFLPANTTSIIQPCDQGIIRTFKAYYRSAIRGKVLAVIDNGLHDAYCSLQANDIAKKITILDAIHLAKEAWNKVSVETIRNCFRHGGFKTDDKTDDEHEHSLPEKPVDLLDEVYDDWVDVDSHLDVAEIQTEEEICNAVMNLQTIERANTDDEEENSETPLSPPLNKEIVEALCALRRAVQHRADEIGFELHYSYEDMVVDEMKRHEICPKTYFCTLMSGPQWTIKQNKT from the exons atgtcTAAACGCCGAGATTTAAGTGCTAAACAGAAGtgtgatttattaaaatcatacgACGTGCTTCCAAAAATTAGTTTACGTGATGCCGCAGCTCGTTTAAACGTTTCACATTGCAcattaaatagaattttaaaaaaccgTTCGAATATTGAACGCGCAATAATGTACAATGAAAGCGATAGTCGGAAAAGAAAAAGTGCTGGAAAAGAAGAAGTTGTAGACAAAGCGTTAAAGAAATGGTTCTTACAAGTAAGGAAAAAAGATGCCAGTATTAATGGTCCACTTTTACGCCAAAAAGCAGAAGACCTGGCAAAGAAAATGGGGAAAGACGGTTTTGTTGCGACGGAAGGATGGTTTCAACGTTGGAAGAAAAGGGAGAACATCAGCTCCATTAAAACACATGGAGAGCAAGGAGAAGCCGATTTTAGTGCGGCACAATCGTGGTTTAAAACTCATTGGACCGATTTGCTATCCCAGTACTCCCCCTCTGATATTTTCAATGCTAACGAGACTGGGCTTTATTTTAGAGCTCTACCTGAACACACATACGCACTCAAACTTGACAAAGCCAAAGGGGCAAAAACGAGTAAAGAGCGACTCACAATTATGTGTTGTGTCAGCATGAACGGGGAAAAACGGAAATTGATGGTAATAGGTAAGAGTCAGAACCCACGGTGTTTTAAGGGAGTGAAAACATTACCAATAGATTACAAGGCAAATAAAAGCGCTTGGATGACTGCAGAAATTTTCAAAGATTGGCTGATCAATTGGGATAAAGAGCTCAATCGGAACATTTTATTACTCATTGATAATTGTCCAGCTCATATCATTGACTGCATAAACTTAAGACacataaaagttattttcttaCCAGCAAATACTACTTCGATCATTCAACCATGCGACCAAGGTATCATACGCACCTTCAAAGCTTATTACAGATCAGCAATAAGGGGAAAAGTTCTCGCAGTGATTGATAATGGTCTACACGATGCATATTGTTCCTTGCAAGCTAACGatatagcaaaaaaaataaccattctTGATGCTATTCATTTAGCAAAAGAAGCATGGAATAAAGTAAGTGTGGAGACAATTCGAAATTGTTTTCGTCACGGTGGATTCAAAACAGATGACAAAACAGACGACGAACACGAACATAGTTTGCCTGAAAAACCAGTCGATCTCTTGGATGAAGTATATGACGATTGGGTTGATGTGGACTCACACCTCGATGTAGCAGAGATTCAAACAGAAGAAGAGATTTGTAATGCGGTAATGAATCTTCAAACAATTGAACGGGCCAATACTGACGATGAAGAAGAAAACAGCGAGACACCCCTGTCACCGCCATTAAACAAGGAAATTGTAGAAGCTTTATGTGCCCTCAGGAGAGCTGTTCAGCATCGTGCGGATGAAATAGGTTTTGAGCTTCATTATTCATATGAAGATATGGTTGTGGA tgaaaTGAAGCGACACGAAATTtgtccaaaaacatatttttgtactttaatGTCTGGTCCACAATGGACAATaaagcaaaacaaaacataa
- the LOC100573721 gene encoding putative Dol-P-Glc:Glc(2)Man(9)GlcNAc(2)-PP-Dol alpha-1,2-glucosyltransferase isoform X3, with translation MIIIHYWDPKITTLPGLYLLSSTVLVPFMKIYDTILSLFGVLDHDVLRGNDPCSLVALRAVNAVGAPACLYYAFYRCQLLIFLNENKKTKIAKWSCVFLALSVATFPVIYAPYSMLYYTDAWATASIFLWYSSHLSNETNFLVKIIFGGFSVLCRQTNIAWLVFASIIDVCHCAEQCFPTIKNSVSIFSYIQATIIEFYHCCSIKNKHKSKKLIEFFQKCLRVTCPNVIVILSFFSFVVLLNNGDIVVGDRRAHVPRFHPMQLCYFVVFVLAFSLPWLLSQAYFKILTSNYVSKHFNLANAFREIHNNTSKVLVVTLLIIISGLVYFNTIAHPYLLADNRHYTFYVWRLLFSPGKPVFLRYLPVPFYACGLWLVNRTLMQSSIAYRLAYWIVTPLVLCAQFLLEPRYFVVPYLMYRLHSNKQFTNSHTFKAAFIEFIAYQVFNFVIMRVFLYSPFVSSMDNTGRLDRFTW, from the exons TGGTGTATTGGACCATGATGTCCTTCGTGGCAATGATCCATGTTCTTTGGTTGCATTGCGGGCTGTAAATGCGGTGGGAGCTCCAGCATGCTTATATTATGCATTCTACCGTTGTCAACTACTTATTTTTCTG aatgaaaataagaaaacaaaGATTGCAAAATGGTCTTGTGTGTTCTTGGCTCTGAGTGTAGCAACATTCCCTGTTATTTATGCGCCATATTCAATGCTTTATTATACAGACGCATGGGCTACAGCGTCTATTTTCTTATGGTATTCCAGTCATTTGAGTAATGAGACTAATTTCTTggtcaaaattatatttggtggATTTTCGGTCCTCTGTCGTCAGACAAACATCGCATGGTTAGTCTTTGCATCCATTATAGATGTGTGTCACTGCGCCGAACAATGTTTTCCTACTATAAAAAATAGTGTTTCTATATTTTCGTACATCCAA GCTACAATTATTGAGTTCTACCATTGCTGTTCAATTAAAAACAAGCATAAGTCCAAGAAGTTAATAGAATTTTTTCAGAAATGTCTACGTGTCACCTGCCCAAATGTCAtagttattttatcttttttttcgttcgtagttttattaaataatggtGATATAGTTGTTGGTGATCGACGAGCACACGTTCCTCGTTTTCATCCAATGCAGTTGTGCTACTTTGTTGTAtttgtattagcattttcaTTACCATGGTTGTTATCTCaggcatattttaaaatactaacttCTAATTATGTTAGCAAACATTTCAATTTAGCCAATGCCTTTCGTGAAATTCACAATAACACATCCAAAGTACTAGTTGTCactctattaattataatatctggGTTGgtgtattttaatactattgccCATCCGTACTTGTTGGCTGACAACaggcattatacattttatgtttggcGATTGTTGTTCAGTCCTGGTAAACCAgtctttttgagatatttacCAGTACCATTCTATGCATGCGGTCTATGGTTAGTAAATAGAACATTGATGCAATCTTCAATTGCTTATAGATTGGCATATTGGATAGTAACACCTCTCGTTCTTTGTGCTCAATTCCTGTTGGAGCctcgttattttgttgtaccatATCTTATGTACAGACTACAcagtaataaacaatttacaaacagTCATACTTTTAAAGCAGCGTTCATTGAGTTTATAGCATAccaggtttttaattttgttataatgagGGTATTTTTGTATAGTCCTTTTGTTTCATCCATGGACAACACGGGTCGATTGGATCGCTTTACTTGgtga